In Nitrospirota bacterium, a single genomic region encodes these proteins:
- the yedA gene encoding drug/metabolite exporter YedA, which yields MSNLKDKDIRVKVLIALLSVYFIWGSTYLGIRIALEGFPPFLMAGVRFLVTGSGLYLFLRIRGTPNPDRSQWIGATIVGGLLLLGGNGGVVFAEQWVASGLAALGVATVPLWAVLFAGIWKRWPASLEWTGLLLGFTGIILLNFEGDLRASPAGAIALIIAAICWAFGSVWSRHLSLPSGLMASAVEMIAGGALLLAASFLTGEKMNGFPAWRSVGALFYLMIFGSLIGFSAYTYLLRKARPALATSYAYVNPVIAVGLGVVLAGERITMVGITAMLIIIAGVVLVLFGGKRSN from the coding sequence ATGAGCAACTTAAAAGATAAAGACATCAGGGTCAAAGTGCTGATAGCATTGCTGTCTGTCTATTTTATCTGGGGTTCAACCTATCTGGGCATTCGTATAGCATTGGAAGGCTTTCCTCCTTTTCTGATGGCTGGTGTGCGATTTCTGGTGACCGGAAGTGGACTTTATCTTTTCCTAAGGATCAGAGGGACTCCAAACCCCGATCGTTCTCAATGGATAGGAGCAACAATTGTTGGAGGTCTTCTGTTATTGGGCGGCAATGGCGGAGTGGTATTTGCTGAGCAGTGGGTGGCATCAGGACTGGCTGCACTGGGAGTAGCTACCGTACCGCTCTGGGCAGTGCTTTTCGCTGGAATCTGGAAACGCTGGCCTGCCAGTCTCGAATGGACCGGACTGTTATTAGGCTTTACTGGGATTATACTTTTAAACTTTGAGGGCGATTTAAGGGCAAGCCCTGCAGGTGCAATAGCCTTGATAATAGCAGCCATATGCTGGGCCTTCGGCTCTGTATGGAGCCGCCATTTGTCTCTTCCGTCAGGACTAATGGCAAGCGCAGTGGAAATGATAGCCGGAGGTGCATTGTTACTCGCAGCAAGTTTTCTTACAGGTGAGAAGATGAACGGATTCCCTGCATGGCGTTCTGTAGGAGCGCTGTTTTACTTGATGATATTCGGTTCACTAATAGGTTTCAGCGCCTATACTTATCTCTTAAGAAAGGCACGACCGGCACTTGCAACCAGTTATGCATATGTTAATCCTGTTATCGCGGTGGGGTTAGGTGTTGTACTTGCAGGGGAACGGATTACAATGGTGGGAATTACAGCAATGTTGATAATTATTGCAGGCGTGGTGCTTGTATTATTTGGCGGAAAGAGAAGTAATTAG
- a CDS encoding cysteine hydrolase produces MKRALLVIDVQNEYFTGKLPVSYPAGSFENILRVMDAASEHGIPVVVIRHTAKAADSPVFRKGSPEWELHPEIAKRPHDLFVEKNLPGSFTGTILESWLKERDIDTVVISGYMTQMCCDTTARQAFHLGFNVEFLSDATGTLPFTNNAGFVTAEELHRAISVTQAMRFSKIMKISEWLQLI; encoded by the coding sequence ATGAAAAGGGCATTACTGGTTATTGATGTGCAAAATGAATATTTCACCGGCAAGCTGCCGGTATCCTATCCGGCAGGAAGTTTTGAAAATATTCTGCGAGTAATGGATGCTGCCTCCGAGCATGGCATTCCAGTTGTTGTTATTCGACATACAGCCAAGGCAGCAGATTCTCCTGTCTTCAGAAAAGGAAGTCCTGAGTGGGAGCTTCATCCTGAAATTGCAAAACGTCCGCATGACCTTTTTGTAGAGAAAAACCTGCCGGGAAGTTTTACCGGCACAATACTGGAATCATGGCTCAAAGAGAGGGATATTGATACTGTAGTAATCTCTGGATATATGACACAGATGTGCTGCGATACAACAGCCAGACAGGCTTTTCATTTAGGGTTTAATGTGGAGTTTCTGTCTGATGCAACAGGAACCCTTCCCTTCACAAATAATGCAGGTTTTGTAACTGCCGAGGAACTTCACAGGGCTATATCGGTAACTCAAGCGATGAGATTTAGTAAGATAATGAAAATCTCGGAGTGGTTACAACTTATTTAA
- a CDS encoding methyltransferase domain-containing protein: protein MRWDAERYDSAHGPQIDVGRELIKMATVRAEDSILDIGCGTGKLTIELARRTSKGCVIGIDPSEEMLKRHTVSLKT from the coding sequence ATGAGATGGGATGCTGAGAGGTATGACAGTGCACATGGCCCGCAGATAGATGTTGGCAGGGAGCTTATTAAGATGGCTACCGTGCGCGCTGAGGATTCTATACTTGACATCGGCTGCGGAACAGGGAAGCTGACTATTGAGCTTGCACGCCGAACATCCAAGGGATGCGTTATTGGAATTGATCCGTCTGAAGAGATGCTAAAAAGGCACACAGTGTCTCTAAAAACATAA
- a CDS encoding cupin domain-containing protein, which yields MFKQNKSKAPRRERDGLISHILLQQGDVPGDQLAITWVDVLPGSSQKLHSHAPEQVYVIIKGKGRMQVGSEEQDVTEGDLIYIPPNVPHAIKNITNEMFSYISASTPAFDIKELYDKKVI from the coding sequence ATGTTTAAGCAGAACAAATCAAAGGCGCCCCGGCGGGAGCGCGATGGGCTCATATCTCATATTCTACTTCAACAAGGAGATGTTCCTGGTGATCAACTTGCTATAACCTGGGTTGACGTTCTTCCAGGCTCAAGCCAGAAACTGCATAGCCATGCACCAGAGCAGGTATATGTGATTATCAAGGGAAAGGGACGTATGCAGGTGGGCAGCGAAGAGCAGGATGTAACAGAGGGTGATCTGATTTATATCCCCCCGAATGTGCCTCATGCTATCAAAAACATAACCAATGAAATGTTCAGTTATATTTCAGCATCGACACCTGCCTTTGATATAAAAGAGCTTTACGATAAAAAGGTGATTTAA
- a CDS encoding helix-turn-helix transcriptional regulator, whose protein sequence is MGYEACTGECPVERTLKIIGSKWTILIIRDLLQATKRFGELRKSLTGISPKTLSERLKTLEKKGIVTRKIYPEVPPRVEYSLTKRGKSLSSIIMDMNKWGKAANLNKL, encoded by the coding sequence ATGGGCTATGAGGCATGTACCGGGGAATGTCCTGTAGAAAGAACATTAAAAATCATCGGCAGCAAGTGGACGATTTTGATAATCAGGGACCTTCTTCAAGCGACAAAAAGATTCGGTGAACTTAGAAAATCACTTACAGGAATCAGTCCGAAGACATTATCGGAGAGACTGAAGACATTGGAGAAAAAAGGGATCGTTACAAGGAAGATTTATCCTGAAGTTCCTCCGAGAGTTGAATATAGTCTTACTAAAAGGGGCAAGAGCCTCAGCTCAATTATCATGGACATGAATAAATGGGGGAAGGCTGCAAACTTAAATAAGTTGTAA
- a CDS encoding methyltransferase domain-containing protein, with the protein MLKVAAQSMNFAEQFDLVFSNSAFQWIKEQEKVTALSHKALKKGGRIAVQLPAKDFCWAMMDNIYSAISANGLESVYSKMESPWRFPLKEEFAGFLKDSGFGNINVFYKDYKLLFESINDVLDWGLAAGLRPYLALLSEKKQARFKYAFAIGFENYRTEKGIEFDFRRLFALAEK; encoded by the coding sequence TTGCTGAAGGTTGCTGCACAGTCCATGAATTTTGCTGAACAGTTTGATCTCGTATTTTCCAACTCGGCATTTCAGTGGATTAAAGAGCAGGAAAAAGTAACAGCGCTCTCGCATAAGGCTCTTAAAAAAGGAGGACGGATTGCTGTCCAATTGCCTGCAAAAGATTTCTGCTGGGCGATGATGGATAATATATACAGCGCCATTTCAGCAAACGGGCTTGAATCGGTGTATTCCAAGATGGAGTCTCCGTGGCGTTTTCCGTTAAAGGAAGAATTCGCAGGCTTTCTTAAGGACTCCGGATTCGGGAATATAAATGTCTTTTACAAAGACTACAAACTTTTATTTGAAAGCATAAACGATGTGCTTGATTGGGGATTGGCTGCGGGCTTAAGGCCGTATCTGGCGCTTCTTTCTGAAAAGAAACAGGCGCGCTTTAAATATGCCTTTGCAATAGGCTTTGAAAATTATAGGACAGAAAAAGGCATTGAGTTTGATTTCAGAAGGCTGTTTGCACTTGCTGAGAAATAA
- a CDS encoding class I SAM-dependent methyltransferase yields MKERDQLDIDRIAFFGRTYAEYMDMFGLDESLLRNGRILDCPAGASSFAAEAHKLGINVTACDILYDLTSGELMEKGKNDLQHVFEKFAEVSHLYTWKYYKNKDEVMALRSRALEIFANDFPVGSKEGQYVQAEMPHLLFSDKTFSLVLSSNFLFLYGDRLDFDFHIACLKELVRVASGEVRIFPLAGLDAKPYPYLNDVLGFLHSERIGFEIKKAPFEFQRGGNLMLKLYADKRCFAK; encoded by the coding sequence ATGAAAGAACGAGATCAATTAGACATAGACCGCATTGCTTTCTTCGGTCGGACATACGCTGAATATATGGACATGTTCGGTCTTGATGAATCACTTCTCAGGAATGGCCGAATATTGGACTGCCCTGCAGGGGCATCGTCGTTCGCAGCAGAAGCACACAAGCTGGGTATTAATGTTACTGCATGCGATATTTTATATGACTTGACTTCTGGTGAACTCATGGAGAAGGGCAAAAATGACTTGCAGCATGTCTTTGAGAAATTTGCTGAGGTATCGCATCTTTACACATGGAAATATTACAAAAACAAAGATGAGGTTATGGCACTGAGAAGTAGGGCTTTAGAAATATTTGCAAATGATTTCCCCGTCGGCTCAAAAGAAGGGCAGTATGTTCAGGCAGAGATGCCACATCTACTTTTTTCCGACAAGACATTTTCGCTTGTGCTTTCAAGTAATTTTTTATTTCTGTATGGCGACAGGCTGGATTTTGATTTTCATATTGCGTGTTTAAAAGAACTTGTGAGAGTAGCCTCTGGAGAAGTAAGGATATTCCCTCTGGCCGGCCTGGATGCAAAGCCGTATCCTTATTTAAATGACGTTCTGGGTTTTCTTCATTCGGAGAGGATAGGTTTTGAAATAAAGAAAGCGCCTTTTGAATTCCAGCGTGGGGGCAATCTGATGCTGAAGCTGTACGCTGATAAACGATGTTTTGCAAAATGA
- a CDS encoding pyridoxamine 5'-phosphate oxidase family protein, with translation MRQSKKEIKDKAVIIDLLSTCHVGRLGTIGKDGYPMVKPLNFAYHEGKIYFHTAKEGEKIDDIKKDNRVCFEVDLPIAYVKGTAADPCKAEYLYRSVIIKGRASVVEDREKRILGLKCLMQKYQSEGGYGDFLEEKLQITGIVSIDIEEMVGKEDLGKDNLREAVLKALKDKVQLPIVLG, from the coding sequence ATGCGTCAGAGCAAAAAAGAGATCAAGGATAAGGCGGTGATAATTGACCTTTTGAGCACCTGCCATGTGGGAAGATTGGGGACAATAGGCAAAGACGGTTATCCGATGGTAAAACCTCTTAACTTTGCATATCATGAGGGAAAAATTTATTTTCACACTGCGAAAGAGGGAGAAAAGATTGATGATATTAAGAAAGATAACAGGGTCTGCTTTGAGGTGGATCTGCCTATAGCCTATGTGAAAGGAACTGCGGCAGACCCCTGCAAGGCTGAATACCTTTATCGAAGCGTGATTATTAAAGGCAGGGCTTCTGTTGTGGAGGACAGGGAAAAGCGAATATTAGGCCTTAAGTGTCTCATGCAGAAATATCAGTCTGAAGGAGGCTACGGAGATTTCCTTGAGGAAAAACTACAAATAACAGGTATTGTCAGTATAGATATTGAGGAGATGGTGGGTAAGGAAGACCTCGGCAAAGATAACTTGAGAGAGGCGGTATTAAAGGCATTGAAGGATAAGGTGCAATTACCGATAGTTCTTGGATAG
- a CDS encoding PhzF family phenazine biosynthesis protein yields the protein MKIYQVDAFTDKMFSGNPAAVCILPLPKDEAWMQNVAGEMNLSETAFLIKQDDGFNLRWFTPKREVGLCGHATLASAHVLWETGILPSDKEARFFTKSGLLTAVRKDGFIELNFPSEEDRGISAPKELIEGLKVMPKYAGKNRMDYIVEVESEEIVKALNPDYELLKRLDARGVMVTSISNADGIDFVSRFFAPAYGIPEDPVTGSAHCCLGPYWKRRLNKNELTAFQASERGGFLKVRVEKDRVFISGKAVTVFCAELREH from the coding sequence ATGAAAATCTATCAGGTTGACGCTTTTACGGACAAGATGTTTTCAGGCAATCCGGCGGCTGTATGCATACTGCCTTTGCCAAAAGATGAGGCATGGATGCAGAATGTTGCAGGAGAAATGAACTTATCGGAAACCGCTTTCTTGATCAAACAGGATGACGGTTTTAATCTGAGATGGTTTACTCCCAAAAGAGAGGTAGGCCTCTGCGGACATGCCACTCTTGCGAGCGCCCATGTTTTATGGGAGACAGGGATATTGCCATCGGATAAAGAGGCAAGATTTTTTACAAAGAGCGGGCTGTTGACAGCCGTGCGGAAAGATGGTTTTATAGAGCTGAATTTTCCATCTGAAGAGGACAGGGGAATATCTGCGCCAAAAGAACTCATTGAGGGGTTGAAGGTTATGCCTAAGTATGCCGGCAAAAACCGCATGGATTATATTGTGGAGGTCGAATCTGAAGAGATAGTTAAGGCTCTGAATCCTGATTATGAACTTTTAAAAAGGCTTGACGCAAGGGGCGTGATGGTAACGAGCATTTCAAACGCAGACGGAATTGATTTTGTTTCAAGGTTCTTTGCTCCGGCATACGGCATTCCTGAAGACCCTGTGACAGGTTCTGCGCATTGCTGTTTAGGGCCTTACTGGAAGAGGAGGCTGAACAAGAATGAATTAACTGCATTTCAGGCATCGGAAAGGGGCGGATTCCTGAAGGTCAGAGTTGAAAAAGACAGAGTCTTTATAAGCGGTAAGGCAGTTACAGTCTTTTGCGCGGAATTAAGAGAACATTAA
- a CDS encoding cupin domain-containing protein: MKAKQILEGITLRAVSGEKTMMTFFEFEPNAVIPSHKHPHEQITYIIEGAIEFTVNGETKVLKAGDGVVILSNQEHSAKILDKPTRAVDAWYPIREDYL, encoded by the coding sequence TTGAAGGCAAAACAAATTCTTGAAGGCATCACACTCAGGGCTGTCTCAGGTGAAAAGACAATGATGACCTTCTTTGAGTTTGAGCCTAATGCAGTGATTCCATCACATAAACATCCGCATGAGCAGATAACATATATAATTGAAGGAGCGATAGAATTTACCGTTAATGGAGAGACAAAGGTTTTAAAAGCTGGAGATGGGGTTGTAATTCTATCCAACCAGGAACACAGTGCAAAGATTTTAGACAAGCCAACAAGGGCAGTGGATGCATGGTATCCCATAAGAGAAGACTACTTATAA